The sequence AAAATGACAGTAAAAATCCTGTAAATACAGTCTCATAGGCTTTTTCTTTATCTTTTGAACCGAATGCCCTTGAGGAAATAGCGTTTGTTCCTATATGGAATATTGATATAAATGAGTATAGGAGAATTATTAGCTGACCGCTCAGTCCTACGGCAGCGACAGCTTCGGGAGATATCCTTCCTATCATTAATATATCAATCAGTAACTGTAATGTATCTATCAGGTTGTGAATGGCTGCAGGTATTGCTATCAGTAGAATCTTTTTTCTCATACATAAAATTAAATCACAGGTTGGTGATATAATTGATTTTAGTCAATTTTGGAATAAATTCAGGCAGGGTAAAAATTTAAAAAAGGTTTTAAATGGCTAAGGATAGAAATCTTCCTAAGATAACTGTTGAGTGTGAGTGTAATACTCCTGTTATTGAAGCTAAAGAGTGTTACCAGTGTAGGATTCCCATAACAGGAAAACCTCTCAGATACAAAGTGGACGGACAGTATCAGGATTTCTGTTGTTTTGGTTGCTATCTTATATATAAAACAACAGGTATAAGGGGAGAGGAAGGAACGGCTGTCGCATTCCTTGGGAAGTTTGGCTTTGGTTATTTCTTTGCAATGCTGGTTTTTATGCTATCTACATATATGTATGGGGCTCATTTAACACCTGATGACCCTGAAGCACAGGCTTTTGTAGGTTTCATAAAATATATAATTCTTATTCTTGCAACTCCTGTTATGCTTCTTTTAGGGGTTCCTATCCTGAGAAATGCCTTTACAGGAGGGAGAATAAATCTAAACACAGATACTCTAATTGTTCTTGGTTCTTTTTCTGCCTATTTTCTTTCTGTTTATTCTGTTTTTACAAACAAGCCGTCTGTTTATTTTGAGACTGCGACCATGATACTTGTTCTGATGACATTTGGGAGGTATATAGAAACATCCTCAAGGGCAAAAGCATCCAATTTTATGAAAGAACTCTTGAAACTTTCTCCTGAAAAGGCTGTTGTTATCAGGGATGGAAAAGAAGTAGAAATAAATAGAGATGAGATAAAGGTTGGAGACGTAGTAAAAATAGTTCCCGGAGAAAAAATACCTGCAGATGGTGTAGTAATAGAAGGAAAAGGGCATGTTGATGAGTCATTACTTACAGGAGAAACTAAACCTGTATTAAAACAGGTAGGAGATGAGCTTTATACTGGAACTACAAGTATAGATGGAGCATTCAAAATAAAAGTAAACAAACCTGCTGAAGACTGGACTTTAAACAGATTTATACAGATAATGAAAGAAATCAGAGCAACAAAAGCCCCTATAAACAGAATTGCAGATACGATAGCTTACTATTTTCTACCGGTTATAATAACGATAGCATTTTCTGCTGGTATTTACTGGTATTTAGAGGAAGGATTTGAAAAAGCCCTTATAGTTTTTATGTCTGTTCTCCTTATATCCTGCCCCTGTGCGTTCAGTATAGGAGCTCCTCTTGCCCTGTGGATAGGTTTAAGCGAAGCAATGAGGGAAGGAATAATAATAAAAGGTGCTGATATTCTCGAAAAACTTTCCTCTGTCAAAACTGTATTTTTTGATAAAACTGGGACAATAACAGACAGAAATATGGTTGTTTCATATGTAAAAGCATTAGACGAAAATATTGTAAAACTTGCCTGCTGTCTTGAAAGAAACTCTGAGCATCCCCTTGCAAAAAGTTTCGTTTCTTACTGTGTACAGAGAGGATTTATGACAGATTGTAAAGTTGAGGATTTCAAAGTCCATTTTGGTTATGGTGTGGAAGGTATAGTTGACGGTGTCCAGATATATATAGGAAGTAAGTCCTATATGGATAAACTTGGATTTAGCCTTCCGGAAGAATTAAAAAAAGCAGAAAAGAAGGCTGAAGAAAATGGTGAAATTCCTGTTTTTATTGCAACAGATAAAGGAGTTTCCGGGATTATTGTCTTTAGTCAGAGCATAAGAAAAGAAGCTCCAAAAGTTATTGAAGTTTTAAAAAAAATAAAAATAAAGGTAGGTGTGTTGACAGGAGACACTCCTTATTTTGCAAAGATCCTCAGAGAAAAATTAGGTATTGAAGATGTAAGGGCATCTCTTCTTCCCCATGATAAACTGAAAGCTATAGATGAAGAAAAGAAAAAAGGTAAAACTGTCGCTATGGTAGGAGACGGTATTAATGATGCCCCTGCATTGACAAGGGCAGATATAGGAATTGCTATGGGGTGTGGAACTGATCTGACAAGAGAAAGTGCAAATATAAGTCTGCTCAGCGATGATCTGAGAAAAGTTCCCCTTGCCATTCTTCTTGCCAAAAAAGTAAGAAAGGTTATTTACACAAATATGTTCTGGGCTTTTATCTATAATATAATTGGAATAGGGCTTGCTGTTTTAGGGAAATTAAATCCTATGTTTGCGGCTCTTGCGATGGTTTTATCAAGTGCTTTTGTTATTGCTAATTCTGTAAGAGTGAAAAACTGGTGATTATTCCACTTTTTTCTTTTCTTGCTATTGAACAAATATATACAGAAATATTGCTGTTAAGGAAGCTGTTAATATGGCTATTATTAGTCCTAATGTTATATCACCCATTTTCTTTACCTCCTAAAGACACAAAAAGAAAACCCAAGCCTGTTGATACAATATATCAAGTAATTGCAAATATGATAAAAGATATATCCAATTTCTTGTTTATGAAAGGCTGCAATATAAGAAATACTAAAATTGCCACTCCAAAATTTATTAAACCTTTTCCAACTTCTTTTAAACCTTTTTTATAATTCATTTTTTACTTGTAACTTTAGAAATGAGTATAAAAGCAAAAATAAAATTTGCAAGTTTTAATCATCCCAGTTAGGAGCCTTTATCTGTTCTATATCCAATTCTGCCTTTGATCCTTCAAGCCAAGGTTTTTTTCCATAAACCATCACCTGTTCAGCTTCAACATTTTCAAACCATGCTTTTTGTAACTGGGCTTTCCTGAGGTCACTGTAGCTGAAGTTTGTTCCTACAAATGATGCTTCCTGAAAATCTGTACTTCTCATATTTGAATAAGATATATCTGCCCTGTCCATTTTCGCCCTTCTGAATTTCGTTTTTTCTAACCTTGTTTGCTGAAGATTTGCTCCTGTAAAGTTTGCTCCGGAAGCATCACATACCATCATCTGAGCTTTAAAAAGATTTGCATTCTCAAAGTTCGCATTTCTCAGGTTTACTCTCTGGAGAATTGCCCTTGAAAGGTTTGCGTTTTTAAAGTTTGCACCGGAAAAATCAGCGTCAGCAATAAACGCCCCTTCCAAATTTGCCCCTTCAAAGTTGGCGTTTCTTATTTCTGCTCCTGTAAAAACGGCACCGGACAGATCCTGTCCAGAAAAATCTATTCCATCAAGCTCAGCAAACGAAAAATCCATATCTTTAAGAGATTTTCCTTCTTCAATCATCTTTTTGATTTCTTCTTTTGTCATAAAATCACCTCCCTTTTAAACTCATTATAAAATATAACCGATAAAAAGATAATAAAATGTTTTATCTCATAAAGGAGAAAAATTGAAAAAAAACTATATTCTAATAGGGGAAATTTTTCTATTCTTAGTCATTGGAGGTATAAATCTTTTTTTTAAACTTAGAAGTTTGAAATATTTTTCAAGTGAAGATAATGTTTTAAGCTGTTATGATTGCCTATTTTATGCCAGACTGGCAAAGGATTATTTTGAGAATAAACTGACAGCTATTGATTATTTAACCAATGTTCCTGATTTTGCCGTTTTATCTCCTATTCCTATGTTTATTGTATATTTACCTACGTGGATATTTGCTTTGACTGGTATTTCTTTAAGTGATATTTTCCTATTTTTACCTCCGATACTGTCAGTTTTATTTATAGTTCCCATGTACTACTGGTTAAAAAGTTTTGCTCCTATTCATGTATTTATAGGGGCTGCTTTTCTTGGAATATTTAACTCTATCTACTATATAAGAACTTCTTTAGGTAGATACGATACAGACTTCTTAATACTATTTTTTGTATTTCTTATACTGTTTTTTATAACAAAAGCTGTTTTTGATAAAAGAAAATCTTATTTTTATATTCTTCTTTCAGGTTTGATTTTTAATCTGTTTATGTTTTGGTATTTCAAACCGGTATTGGTTATATTTTTTGCTCTTTCTTTGCTTTTAGGATTACTTATCCATAAAGAACCTCTTAAAGAAATTTTTAAAAAGGTTTCTGTTTTTTCAATAGCTGCCGGTATTTTATACTTTATACCATTGCTTTCTCAAGTGAAACATTACTTTCTTTCATATATTTTGAAGGAAAGCCCTAATTTTTTGCCTGTTGGAACTCAGCAGTTTATTATTGAACTACAGCCTGTTAATCTTCATAAATTTGTAAATCTTACTACAGATAATATAGGGACTGTTTTATTTGCTGTTATAGGTCTGATTTTTTTATTCATTAAATATTACAGATATATGATAGTTACTTTGCCTATTATCTTTTTAGGATTAACTGTTTTTACTGCCGGAGAACGATTCCTTATCTATTTATCTCCCTTTTTGGGTATGGGAGTTGGGTATGTTATTTATATTCTCCAAAATATAATGGTAAAGAAAATAAGCAGTGAACTGATAAAAAAGTTTGTAATTTCTGCAATGATAGTTATTACTGCTTTTATATCTATGAACTCAAATATATTGATACAGGTATCTCCTCCTATTGTACAGGATGATCTGGTGCAGGCTTACAAAGAATTAGATAAAAAAATTGATAAAGATGCATACATATGGGCTTGGTGGGATTACGGCAACGAGATAGAGTATTTTTTAAAAAGAGGAACTTATATAGATAACCATTCTTTTAATCAGATTAAAACTTATTTTTTCGCCCATTCTATGCTTATTCATAATGAGGAAAAATCAAGGAATATAATAGCTTTTATAACAAACAATCATTTTAAAGATTATGGTCTTAATATTGAGACACGGGAAGATCTATTTTCTTTAAAAAATAAGGCTTATACATATAAAGAGAAATTAAGAAATCCAGTATATGTATACTGGAATCCGAGAGATATATATAAAGATGTTATTCTTCAACTTGGCATATATGGGACAAAAGAGTATATAGGTGATATAAATTTAGCTAAAGCGTTTTTTGAATGTATAGAGGAAGAAAAGGTTTATAACTGTGGAAGATTTGATTTTGATAAAACTTTCCTGATTGTTTATTGGAAAAATGAGAAGTATAAAGAGGAACTTCCTTATAGAGAAGTTAATTATGTCGAAATAAAGGAGAATGAAAAAAATATCTACGTAAATTTGGTAAAAAATGAAAATGCACAAAAAAGACTGATGCTTGAATTTATAAGATATAAGGATAAGCTTTATTTCCTTATTGCAGATATCAAGTTTAAAGACTCTATATTTCATAGATTAATGATATTTGATAAGAGTTTGAAGTATTTTGAACCTGTGTATATAAAATTTCCTGATTTAGTTGTGTATGAGGTAATGTAACGAATTTTGTTAGATGCAGTGACAATTTTTGTCAGGTTTTCGGTATAGAAGTAATAAAAACAAGGGAAATAAAAAGGCATATTTGTTGCATATAAAAAAATGAAAAATAAATCTTGAAGGAGGTCAATGTTATGAAGACACTACAGGAAAAACTTGAAGAAAGGAAGAAAAAAGAAGGAGGTTTTACACTTATTGAGCTGCTGATTGTTATTGCTATTATTGCAATTCTTGCTTCTATTGCTATTCCGCAGTATATGAAGTACCAAAGGAAAGCTAAAGTTTCTTCTTATGCAGAGCCAATAGCCAGAGGATGTATTATGGATGTTGTTTCTTACTGTGTTGAAAATCCAGGGCAGAGTATAAACTCAAGTGCAACACCAAATTGTGTGGCTAATGCAACAACACCTGGAGGTACTGTAACACAGGATACAGCTCCATCGGGTACATGTGGTGATGATGGAACTGCTCCTCAAACAGCTGCAGTTTATACTTTAGATGGTGTTGATGATTATGCAGCAAGGTGTGAAGTTACTGCACAAGGTGATATTAAGTGTAGCGTAGTTGCACAATAATCTTAGTAGGGAGGGTGTCCTCCCTTTCTGGTAGTTATTATCTAAAATTTTTTCAAGTTTTTCTTTAATAAAAAAACCTCAATCAATATTCAGATTAATCAAAACATAAACAAATTTTTTAGATTTCATGACAAATTTTGTAAAAAAGGTTTAAATCTGAGGATGTTTCTATTAGATTAATAAATTGGTACAGATTTTTCCTAATTATAAGCAGAAAAAATTTTTTAGAGTAAATAATGATGAGGAAGAGTGGTGGTTTTACATTAGTTGAACTTCTTATTGTAATAGCGATTATCTCAATACTTGCTTCCATAGCGCTACCAATTTATCTGTCTTACAGACAAAAGGCAAGGGTTGCTTCTCAAGCTCTTCCCTATGCTGAAGAATGCACAAGGGAAATAATTGAGTACTGCATGAATCTGAAACCATCAAGCTCAACAAACATAAATATCCCGGATCTTTCACTGTCAGGGTGTAGTAATCAAGCCCTTAGTTCATTCAATACAAACTTAACTGTGACAGGAAGTTTTCAGTGCGAACCAGATGGTGTTATATCGTCTGGATCTGTTAATGCGAGATTGGGAAGTGTAGATAACTTTACTGCAAAATGTATTATTACAGATAACGGTATTAAATGTGCAGTTGTTAATGAGTGAATTATTCTAATTTATATACAAACTCTACTATCGCTTTTTCACTGGAACTTTGTCCGGAAGATTCAACTCTTATTCCATAAACTACTTCATTTGGAGTTTCAACCTTTGATAGTATCTGTGCACTCAAATTATAGTTTCCAATAGTAGAGTAAGCGCCCAGAGAAAGATAGTTTGCTTCTGGGCAGGAAGAACTTGTACACGAAGGACATTTTAAAAGGGGGCTTGGAAGTAAGTCGTCGCAGTTACAGCTTACAGAACCATCGCTACTTGTACATATAAGCTGTGCATCAAGCAGTCCTCTCATAATAAAATCTGATACCCCCTTTGCTGCTTCTAAAGCAGATGTGTATTTTCTTTCTGATATAGATGTTTTTTTACCAAAAAGTAAAAAAGTCATAAGCGCCCCTATTACAGCAAGGGCTACAAGACCGAGTATTAGAGTTGTTAATAAAGCTGCACCTTTTTCGTTTTTTTTCATTTTGTTCCTCTGTTAAGGATTAGTTTTTACTATAATACTTCCAAACATTCCCCGTGGTTTTGCTGATATCTTTATAACCTTCCATCTGTAGTGTGTGTAATCTGTTGGTAAAGAAAATGTAATACCGTCAACTGTTATTGAACTGTTTGGATAAACGTAGTTTTTGTTTAAACCTCCTTCCTGCATAAGTATATAAAAGTTAATCCTTTTAACCTGCTCTCTTATATCTGAGTTTGTAGTTGGCATTGTACATCCACTGCTTGTTGTATTACAGTCTATAGTACCGTCACCGTCTGTATCTAAATCAAAGGTAACGTTAATACTGGCTACACAGTTAAGAACAGGGCTACCTGTTCCTGCATTGGCCACTCTCAATAGATTTCTTGTATAGGGGTTACAGTGAGTTAAACTTTGAGATGTGGACAATCTGTATATGATTGTGTTGCAGGTGTTATGTCCACTAACGTTACAGGCATTCGCATTATCTGCAAAAGGTAATCCCAATTGAATTCCTGTTGGAGGGCATGTAGCATCAGTTACGGCAGAAGTATAATTCCCTGTATTTACATCTATGTATACTATTTTGTCGTTGTCTTTAACTCTGTTATCGCTGATCATAATTCCATCATTGCATAAAACCCAGCCATAAGTATCTTTGTTTGTGTTGTTTAGTGTGGATCTTATTGTTAAAGAGTTTCCATCCCAGTTTAAAATAGAATCAGTTGCATCATAAGCTATGCCATATCCCATGTGCTCTAAATCCAATCTTATAAGTTCAGCTCCTATTACTTTCTCCATCTGTAGTTCCACAGACTCAGATTCCTCTTTCATACTTCTGAATATTTCTGTGTATGTATAATATGCTGCACTCAGAATAAGCCCTACGATAATTAGAGTGATAAGAAGTTCTATTATAGAGTAACCTTTTTTATCGGACATAATTTAGAACCCCTTGTCTGTAATAATAGTTGTAGTTGTATAAGAGATATTGTTTCCATTTCCGTCTCTATGCTCTGAACATATAGTTACTGTTACCTGTTTATAAGGGTATGTTTCACTGACACTGATCTCTTTCCCGAAAATAACAGTTCTATTTCTTACTTGCCTTTGGATTTTACATTGATCGTTTGCAGTAGCAGGATTGAAATTATTACACACACCGATACACTGATTGTTTATATTAGAATAAGAGATATTCCTCAATCTTTCTAACTCTTCCTGAGCTATCTTAACTTCTTCATCTTTTATTAGCTTCAGATAGTTAAGTTTGTATGCCAGTAAAAAACTCTGAAGCATGAATATAAGAATTAATGCGAATAAAAACATAGCAACTAACGTTTCTATAAGTGTAAAGCCTTTCTTATTTGAGAACACATTCTGAGCCATTCCATACTCCCATTCTTACTCTTGTTGTGTAGATTTTCATACAATCTACTGTTGGAGATTTTATATCCCCTGTGTAATAAATTGTCGCCCCTGCTCCGTTATCTGGATCAAATGTTCCTCTATCTGTTATTGTCAGACCTGTGGTGTTCATACTGAAAGGGTAAGAAAGAGAAACACAGGCAACATTATTATTTGAAGCATCTTTGAGACATGCGCTCCCACTTGATAGTTCAAATGTTAGTTCTTTTTTTTGAGAAAAAGCTATCATTCGTCCTTCTTGAAGTAATCCGTATATCTTTTTGACCTCATTTTCCACATTATGGGCTCTGATTTTTTGCTGTATCGGCCCTACTATTATTGCAGCTGCAATGCTTAGTATAACTATAACAATAAGAATTTCTACTATTGTAAATCCGTTTACTTTTCGTACCATAATAATATTTCTCCTCTAAGGAATCCTGTTGGAGGAACGTATTGTGATGCAGTATCAGGAGGAGTATATCTAATCCAATCACTTGGACCACTTAAACCTTTTATTTTTATAATGTTTGCACCAGAGGCTTGGAGATATATTGTTCCTGAAGGTATGTTTGTAGCGTAACTTCCTGTTCCCGGACAGGCTTCCCCTGCATAAGCTCCTGTTGCACAATTTAGAGCCCATACTCTTGTTCTTCCTCCATATCCGCATATATCAGCAGTAGGCTGCATTGTAGTAAATATAACTATATTTTCTCTTGGTACCATTGTTGGATCTGTTATACTCCTTTCCTTGAAGTATCTATCGTCTTTAGCTAACAGATCTTCACTGAGCATCCATGCAACGGTTGATGTTCCATTTTCTAACTCTTCGCATGCACTTTGAACATTGTGGGCACTGTTAACATTGCAGTTTGAACCTGTTAAGCATCCATCTATCCTTATTCCGTATATAGCTTCTCTATCATTGGCATTTTGACCGGGTTCGTCCATCTTATAGAACCATCTTCCTGTTCCAAAGTAGATGTAATTCATTCCGAAACATTTCATATACTCTACCTTTGTAGTAATAGGTTCTATTGCACTGTTAAATATCTTTATAAACTCCCAGTTATTTGGATCTGTATCGTTAATTTTAAGTCCTACCACATTTCCCTCCCATACAGTTCCTGTTTTTTTGCTTATTCCAAATACTACCATATCTGTATTTCCATCTTCATTGTAATCTATTCCTTCAGTAAATAGTCTGCCTCCAAATGTGTTATCAAATCCGCTTGGTTCAATTACGTATACATCTGAATCTGAATATTTGAACTGGTTGTTCAGTTTTAGCACAAATATTTTTAGAGGTAATCCTGCGTTTCCATCAGGATCTGTTGGTCCGGATACAAACATGATGTAGTGGTTTCCTTCGTACTGAAGATGAGCAGGTCCTGAATAGCTTAAACCAAGATCCGGATGAGAAAACTCCCATAGGAATACAGGATTTTCAGGATCTGTTATATCTAAAGCAAAATAGGAAGAATATCCTATACAGGATGATGCGTCAGTAGGGTCACTGCATGTATCTGAAGGAGGTGTTACACAGTCTGAACCTGTACAACCACAACCTCCACCTAATCTCATTCCTCCTATAAGAATTGTTTCTTCCTGATCATCACTATCGTAATCTGTTTTGATCACATATGGTCTTAGGTCTACAAAATACAGGTGACAGTAATCAGGGTTAGCAAGATACCTTAAATATGGCATTACATTACGGGGTATGAAAGCCCATAACTCTTCTCCTAGTTCTGTTCTTCCTAGATCTGATGCGGAGCATTTATTCTTGTCTCCACACAATTTAACAGCCTGATTAGCAGATAATCCATCTTTACTGAGATATCCCGCTTTAAAAGCATGCAGCATTCCATCGTTTGCTCCTACAAATATAACAGAGTATCCTTTGTCTGAGTATATAACGGCTTTAGGAGTGGAGTATATAATATCACCTAATTTCCATATTGTATTGTCAATACCGGTAGCTCTTGATCTACATCCCGGAAAGTCTTCCCCTCTTATATACTCAATAAGTTTTTCATAGTCTGGACTTCCATCATCAGTTTTAAGGCATTCTGGAAAGTCACTACTTCCTAAAGCTCCATCAAAATCCCCTGCATTTGCTGCGGTAAAGGCTTCTGCTGCAGTTCCATCTTCAACTACTCCGTATATATTTCTTGAGTCTGAAGATGTTATTCTCAGTTTTTCCCCTGCATTCCATAGAGTACTAAGCTCATCGAGGAAACTTTTTGTGTCTATAACGTCGTACGCTGCAGACAGGTCAATCAGACATTTCTCGTTTATATAGCTATAAGTACAGTACTGGTCATTATTACAGTCTGTTATACCTGTGATCCCAGCACAGTAAGTTGATGTTTTTTGAAGGTTTAAAATACACGAGGAACGGACAGAATCCCACACACAGTAGTTGGAAGCGTTACAGCTTGAAGCTGATGTGTATGATGGGCATACGCTATCGTCAAGTTTCGCTGTTCCGTCTGGATTCCCTCTGATCCTGAGTATATTCAGTTCACCCTGATTGTTGACTAAGAACTCAAGTATATGATCATACATAGATTCTGTTG is a genomic window of Persephonella hydrogeniphila containing:
- a CDS encoding heavy metal translocating P-type ATPase, with the translated sequence MAKDRNLPKITVECECNTPVIEAKECYQCRIPITGKPLRYKVDGQYQDFCCFGCYLIYKTTGIRGEEGTAVAFLGKFGFGYFFAMLVFMLSTYMYGAHLTPDDPEAQAFVGFIKYIILILATPVMLLLGVPILRNAFTGGRINLNTDTLIVLGSFSAYFLSVYSVFTNKPSVYFETATMILVLMTFGRYIETSSRAKASNFMKELLKLSPEKAVVIRDGKEVEINRDEIKVGDVVKIVPGEKIPADGVVIEGKGHVDESLLTGETKPVLKQVGDELYTGTTSIDGAFKIKVNKPAEDWTLNRFIQIMKEIRATKAPINRIADTIAYYFLPVIITIAFSAGIYWYLEEGFEKALIVFMSVLLISCPCAFSIGAPLALWIGLSEAMREGIIIKGADILEKLSSVKTVFFDKTGTITDRNMVVSYVKALDENIVKLACCLERNSEHPLAKSFVSYCVQRGFMTDCKVEDFKVHFGYGVEGIVDGVQIYIGSKSYMDKLGFSLPEELKKAEKKAEENGEIPVFIATDKGVSGIIVFSQSIRKEAPKVIEVLKKIKIKVGVLTGDTPYFAKILREKLGIEDVRASLLPHDKLKAIDEEKKKGKTVAMVGDGINDAPALTRADIGIAMGCGTDLTRESANISLLSDDLRKVPLAILLAKKVRKVIYTNMFWAFIYNIIGIGLAVLGKLNPMFAALAMVLSSAFVIANSVRVKNW
- a CDS encoding pentapeptide repeat-containing protein — encoded protein: MTKEEIKKMIEEGKSLKDMDFSFAELDGIDFSGQDLSGAVFTGAEIRNANFEGANLEGAFIADADFSGANFKNANLSRAILQRVNLRNANFENANLFKAQMMVCDASGANFTGANLQQTRLEKTKFRRAKMDRADISYSNMRSTDFQEASFVGTNFSYSDLRKAQLQKAWFENVEAEQVMVYGKKPWLEGSKAELDIEQIKAPNWDD
- a CDS encoding STT3 domain-containing protein; its protein translation is MKKNYILIGEIFLFLVIGGINLFFKLRSLKYFSSEDNVLSCYDCLFYARLAKDYFENKLTAIDYLTNVPDFAVLSPIPMFIVYLPTWIFALTGISLSDIFLFLPPILSVLFIVPMYYWLKSFAPIHVFIGAAFLGIFNSIYYIRTSLGRYDTDFLILFFVFLILFFITKAVFDKRKSYFYILLSGLIFNLFMFWYFKPVLVIFFALSLLLGLLIHKEPLKEIFKKVSVFSIAAGILYFIPLLSQVKHYFLSYILKESPNFLPVGTQQFIIELQPVNLHKFVNLTTDNIGTVLFAVIGLIFLFIKYYRYMIVTLPIIFLGLTVFTAGERFLIYLSPFLGMGVGYVIYILQNIMVKKISSELIKKFVISAMIVITAFISMNSNILIQVSPPIVQDDLVQAYKELDKKIDKDAYIWAWWDYGNEIEYFLKRGTYIDNHSFNQIKTYFFAHSMLIHNEEKSRNIIAFITNNHFKDYGLNIETREDLFSLKNKAYTYKEKLRNPVYVYWNPRDIYKDVILQLGIYGTKEYIGDINLAKAFFECIEEEKVYNCGRFDFDKTFLIVYWKNEKYKEELPYREVNYVEIKENEKNIYVNLVKNENAQKRLMLEFIRYKDKLYFLIADIKFKDSIFHRLMIFDKSLKYFEPVYIKFPDLVVYEVM
- a CDS encoding prepilin-type N-terminal cleavage/methylation domain-containing protein produces the protein MKTLQEKLEERKKKEGGFTLIELLIVIAIIAILASIAIPQYMKYQRKAKVSSYAEPIARGCIMDVVSYCVENPGQSINSSATPNCVANATTPGGTVTQDTAPSGTCGDDGTAPQTAAVYTLDGVDDYAARCEVTAQGDIKCSVVAQ
- a CDS encoding prepilin-type N-terminal cleavage/methylation domain-containing protein; translation: MMRKSGGFTLVELLIVIAIISILASIALPIYLSYRQKARVASQALPYAEECTREIIEYCMNLKPSSSTNINIPDLSLSGCSNQALSSFNTNLTVTGSFQCEPDGVISSGSVNARLGSVDNFTAKCIITDNGIKCAVVNE
- a CDS encoding type II secretion system protein is translated as MKKNEKGAALLTTLILGLVALAVIGALMTFLLFGKKTSISERKYTSALEAAKGVSDFIMRGLLDAQLICTSSDGSVSCNCDDLLPSPLLKCPSCTSSSCPEANYLSLGAYSTIGNYNLSAQILSKVETPNEVVYGIRVESSGQSSSEKAIVEFVYKLE
- a CDS encoding prepilin-type N-terminal cleavage/methylation domain-containing protein; amino-acid sequence: MSDKKGYSIIELLITLIIVGLILSAAYYTYTEIFRSMKEESESVELQMEKVIGAELIRLDLEHMGYGIAYDATDSILNWDGNSLTIRSTLNNTNKDTYGWVLCNDGIMISDNRVKDNDKIVYIDVNTGNYTSAVTDATCPPTGIQLGLPFADNANACNVSGHNTCNTIIYRLSTSQSLTHCNPYTRNLLRVANAGTGSPVLNCVASINVTFDLDTDGDGTIDCNTTSSGCTMPTTNSDIREQVKRINFYILMQEGGLNKNYVYPNSSITVDGITFSLPTDYTHYRWKVIKISAKPRGMFGSIIVKTNP
- a CDS encoding type IV pilus modification PilV family protein, whose product is MAQNVFSNKKGFTLIETLVAMFLFALILIFMLQSFLLAYKLNYLKLIKDEEVKIAQEELERLRNISYSNINNQCIGVCNNFNPATANDQCKIQRQVRNRTVIFGKEISVSETYPYKQVTVTICSEHRDGNGNNISYTTTTIITDKGF
- a CDS encoding prepilin-type N-terminal cleavage/methylation domain-containing protein, encoding MVRKVNGFTIVEILIVIVILSIAAAIIVGPIQQKIRAHNVENEVKKIYGLLQEGRMIAFSQKKELTFELSSGSACLKDASNNNVACVSLSYPFSMNTTGLTITDRGTFDPDNGAGATIYYTGDIKSPTVDCMKIYTTRVRMGVWNGSECVLK
- a CDS encoding pilus assembly protein; the protein is MKALKRTVILLIAITAVLMIGKPSRAEMANYCATPPFLSTSVPPNILFVIDKSGSMSWAAYADDYTGEEEGYFIPDKAYRYDFDIYAWVETSDTPQNGCPSTIYLNRVYTGSCLNYRLMRRVDLLRWAITGGRPRGCDSIDSASCDPDLACTGDTCILDSYGSYSDVQVPKSRIRGILQIFEDQENRPRFGAIFYSSSIYDHKVYIGDYLDGQIADPDHPYTYLKRAINYVDPGGGTGTAPAMWEAYDYFKQSNDHFYDNGFDIDPGTYKDPNYICDYKGEDCIPAPCAKNFVILASDGQWNRGGYPISGTCEIDTGFENNSADPVVPAYQMHVQILRQLASSSGNVFDISVDGVFALGLFLGGTGEQSLKNVAVYGSFNRDKVWPDGTDSDSSLWNGSGTQYPWDTCEMDDCCIGDNCGRGSACTPLPPSSPDWDKNGDGEPDSFLNAKNALEIKRHLTKFIRYILMRTASGTSLSILAEKRKSGAVVSQAVFYPRKNFGDYEVTWVGSMFNYWALNTRRAQNLREDSYANLYLDIYSTTESMYDHILEFLVNNQGELNILRIRGNPDGTAKLDDSVCPSYTSASSCNASNYCVWDSVRSSCILNLQKTSTYCAGITGITDCNNDQYCTYSYINEKCLIDLSAAYDVIDTKSFLDELSTLWNAGEKLRITSSDSRNIYGVVEDGTAAEAFTAANAGDFDGALGSSDFPECLKTDDGSPDYEKLIEYIRGEDFPGCRSRATGIDNTIWKLGDIIYSTPKAVIYSDKGYSVIFVGANDGMLHAFKAGYLSKDGLSANQAVKLCGDKNKCSASDLGRTELGEELWAFIPRNVMPYLRYLANPDYCHLYFVDLRPYVIKTDYDSDDQEETILIGGMRLGGGCGCTGSDCVTPPSDTCSDPTDASSCIGYSSYFALDITDPENPVFLWEFSHPDLGLSYSGPAHLQYEGNHYIMFVSGPTDPDGNAGLPLKIFVLKLNNQFKYSDSDVYVIEPSGFDNTFGGRLFTEGIDYNEDGNTDMVVFGISKKTGTVWEGNVVGLKINDTDPNNWEFIKIFNSAIEPITTKVEYMKCFGMNYIYFGTGRWFYKMDEPGQNANDREAIYGIRIDGCLTGSNCNVNSAHNVQSACEELENGTSTVAWMLSEDLLAKDDRYFKERSITDPTMVPRENIVIFTTMQPTADICGYGGRTRVWALNCATGAYAGEACPGTGSYATNIPSGTIYLQASGANIIKIKGLSGPSDWIRYTPPDTASQYVPPTGFLRGEILLWYEK